In one Oscillospiraceae bacterium genomic region, the following are encoded:
- a CDS encoding mRNA interferase, with protein MDNSVKRGDIFYADLSPVVGSEQGGVRPVLIVQNDTGNKHSPTVIAAAITSQTGKARLPTHIELSAKSYGLPKDSVVLLEQIRTLDKKRLREHMGRLDEEQMQRVDAAIAVSFGLHPQTLV; from the coding sequence GTGGACAACAGCGTGAAACGCGGAGACATTTTTTATGCCGATCTGAGCCCTGTGGTGGGCAGCGAGCAGGGGGGCGTGCGGCCGGTTCTCATCGTGCAGAACGACACCGGCAACAAGCACAGCCCCACCGTCATCGCCGCCGCCATCACGTCCCAGACCGGCAAGGCGCGCCTGCCCACCCACATTGAACTCTCGGCGAAGAGCTACGGGCTCCCCAAGGACTCCGTGGTCCTGCTGGAGCAGATCCGCACCCTGGATAAAAAGCGGCTGAGAGAGCATATGGGACGGCTGGACGAGGAGCAGATGCAGAGGGTGGACGCGGCCATCGCGGTCAGCTTCGGCCTGCATCCCCAGACGCTTGTCTGA
- a CDS encoding ABC transporter — protein sequence MDLKNGVFHGKPAYWLAILVLAAGLMLSLMVAVTIGSVDLSVGDVYRVLLYKVFRIGDPAIYGQGSMSDIVWFVRLPRLVLAAGIGTCLSLSGAVMQAIVKNPLADPYVLGVSSGASLGATLALLVGLGAAWGGNYVGVMAFLGAFAVSLGVVFLANMGGRANSVKLILAGTALSAICGACSNFFLYVKSSSASGAVEAVMRWTMGSLAAAEWGTNGVVLAVAALGLAFFWTQHRTLNLMLLGDESAITLGTDLHKWRIVYLLASSLLVGFAVYAAGIIGFVGLVVPHVVRMLFGTDHKKLIPLSALLGAIFLLWADVLCRVLLKGRDLPVGILTAMVGAPVFIYLMARKRYGFGGGE from the coding sequence ATGGACCTGAAAAACGGTGTTTTTCACGGCAAGCCCGCCTACTGGCTTGCCATACTGGTCCTGGCGGCGGGGCTGATGCTCTCGCTGATGGTCGCCGTGACCATCGGGTCGGTGGATCTCAGTGTGGGGGACGTGTACCGGGTGCTGCTGTATAAGGTTTTCCGCATCGGCGACCCGGCAATCTACGGCCAGGGCAGCATGAGCGACATCGTGTGGTTCGTGCGCCTGCCCCGGCTGGTGCTGGCGGCGGGCATCGGCACCTGCCTGTCCCTGTCCGGCGCGGTGATGCAGGCCATCGTGAAAAACCCGCTGGCCGACCCCTACGTGCTGGGTGTGTCCTCCGGGGCCTCTTTGGGGGCCACCCTGGCCCTCCTGGTGGGCCTCGGGGCGGCCTGGGGGGGCAACTACGTGGGCGTTATGGCGTTTCTGGGGGCCTTCGCGGTCTCCCTGGGGGTGGTGTTCCTGGCCAATATGGGCGGACGGGCCAACTCGGTCAAGCTCATTCTGGCGGGCACCGCCCTCTCCGCCATCTGCGGGGCCTGCTCCAACTTCTTCCTGTATGTCAAGAGCAGCAGCGCCAGCGGCGCGGTGGAGGCGGTGATGCGCTGGACCATGGGCAGCCTGGCCGCCGCCGAGTGGGGCACCAACGGCGTGGTGCTGGCCGTGGCCGCGTTGGGGCTGGCCTTCTTCTGGACCCAGCACCGCACCCTGAACCTGATGCTGCTGGGGGACGAGAGCGCCATCACCCTGGGCACCGACCTGCACAAGTGGCGCATCGTATATCTGCTGGCGTCCTCGCTGCTGGTGGGCTTCGCGGTGTACGCCGCGGGGATTATCGGCTTCGTGGGCCTGGTGGTGCCCCACGTGGTGCGGATGCTCTTCGGCACCGACCACAAAAAGCTCATCCCCCTGTCCGCCCTGCTGGGGGCCATCTTCCTGCTGTGGGCCGACGTGCTGTGCCGGGTTCTGCTCAAGGGCCGGGACCTGCCCGTGGGCATCCTCACCGCCATGGTGGGCGCGCCGGTGTTTATCTACCTGATGGCCCGCAAGCGCTACGGCTTTGGAGGTGGGGAATAA
- the yjeF gene encoding bifunctional NAD(P)H-hydrate repair enzyme has product MRIATAQQMREMDRIAIKERGIPSTLLMERAARGVAQAALALVKRPEGGRAVCFCGPGNNGGDGVAAARLLREAGLEVRAVLVGRRDKMTPDCLAMEEKLMDAGVELEDFAPDAPEFAAWCLDCDVMVDALFGIGLNTAVRGDALTAIHMMNTCAIPVVCADIPSGVEADTGNILGEAVRAERTVTFSLPKLGHFTGGGGLCTGGLTVVDIGIPMDLILSVEDRVQAVLDREIRLPRRARDAHKGDFGRVYILGGSVGYTGAPVLAARAAVRCGAGLVTVGVPAPAWPVAAAKLDSAMPHPLPAGKEGMLSVEATEIALNQIAACGVCLIGPGLGRGNGVASVVRHVLRETHVPVVLDADGINALEGHIDVLDGRRGLFTILTPHDGEFARLTGALPGGDRLGAAAAFAVEHGCCVVLKGHRTITAFPDGTAYLNTTGNPGMAKGGSGDVLGGMILALLGQGLTAREAVPMAVYLHGRAGDLCARELGEYGMTPSDMVEALPKVLNQYVK; this is encoded by the coding sequence ATGCGGATTGCCACGGCCCAGCAGATGCGTGAAATGGACAGGATTGCGATAAAGGAGCGGGGGATTCCCTCCACCCTCCTGATGGAGCGCGCCGCCCGCGGGGTGGCGCAGGCGGCCCTCGCCCTGGTGAAGCGCCCGGAGGGCGGCCGGGCGGTGTGCTTCTGCGGCCCCGGCAACAACGGCGGGGACGGCGTGGCGGCGGCCCGCCTGCTGCGCGAAGCGGGGCTGGAGGTGCGCGCCGTGCTGGTGGGGCGGCGGGACAAGATGACGCCCGACTGCCTAGCCATGGAGGAGAAGCTCATGGACGCCGGGGTGGAGCTGGAGGACTTCGCGCCCGACGCGCCGGAGTTCGCCGCCTGGTGCCTGGACTGCGACGTGATGGTGGACGCCCTCTTCGGCATCGGCCTGAACACCGCCGTGCGGGGGGACGCGCTCACCGCCATCCACATGATGAACACCTGCGCCATCCCGGTGGTCTGCGCCGACATCCCCAGCGGCGTGGAGGCGGACACGGGCAATATCCTGGGGGAGGCGGTGCGCGCGGAGCGCACGGTTACCTTCAGCCTGCCCAAGCTGGGTCATTTCACCGGCGGGGGCGGGCTGTGCACCGGCGGGCTCACCGTCGTGGACATCGGTATCCCCATGGATCTGATCCTGTCGGTGGAGGACCGGGTGCAGGCCGTGCTGGACCGGGAGATCCGCCTGCCCCGCCGGGCGCGGGACGCCCACAAGGGGGACTTTGGCCGGGTCTACATCCTGGGGGGCAGCGTGGGCTACACCGGCGCGCCGGTCCTGGCGGCCCGTGCCGCCGTGCGCTGCGGCGCGGGGCTGGTGACGGTGGGCGTGCCCGCGCCCGCGTGGCCTGTGGCGGCGGCCAAGCTGGACAGCGCCATGCCCCACCCCCTGCCCGCGGGCAAGGAGGGCATGCTCTCGGTGGAGGCCACCGAAATCGCCCTGAACCAGATCGCCGCCTGCGGCGTGTGCCTCATCGGGCCCGGCCTGGGCCGGGGCAACGGCGTGGCCTCGGTGGTGCGCCACGTGCTGCGGGAGACCCACGTGCCCGTGGTGCTGGACGCCGACGGCATAAACGCGCTGGAGGGGCATATAGATGTCTTGGACGGGCGCCGTGGCCTGTTTACCATCCTCACCCCCCACGACGGGGAGTTCGCCCGCCTCACCGGGGCCCTGCCCGGCGGGGACCGGCTGGGGGCGGCGGCCGCCTTCGCGGTGGAGCACGGCTGCTGCGTGGTGCTCAAGGGCCACCGCACCATTACCGCCTTCCCCGATGGCACGGCCTACCTCAACACCACCGGCAACCCCGGCATGGCCAAGGGGGGCAGCGGGGACGTGCTGGGCGGCATGATCCTGGCCCTGCTGGGCCAGGGGCTGACGGCCCGGGAGGCGGTGCCCATGGCGGTCTACCTCCACGGCAGGGCGGGGGATCTGTGCGCCCGGGAGCTGGGCGAGTACGGCATGACCCCCTCCGACATGGTGGAGGCCCTGCCCAAAGTGTTGAACCAGTATGTGAAATAG
- the hydD gene encoding hydrolase produces MIFNARNGILPLDGTDMDYIRFGSGGETLVVVPGLGDGLKTARGTALFFAVMYRAFARRYTVYVFSRKNRLEEGCSTRDMARDLKTAMDTLGLDGAHILGVSLGGMIAQHLAVDFPGAVKKLALAVTAARPTEPLRAVVGNWIRLAGAGDYRGLLIDTAERSYSERRLRTYRPLYPLVTRIGKPKDFGRFILQARACLGHDCYDSLDKITCPTLVIGGGRDRIVGPEASVELAGRIGSAGLYLYGELGHAAYEEAGDFNRRVLDFFGSS; encoded by the coding sequence ATGATATTTAACGCCAGAAACGGTATTCTGCCGCTGGACGGCACCGACATGGACTATATCCGCTTCGGAAGCGGCGGGGAAACCCTGGTGGTGGTTCCGGGCCTGGGCGACGGGCTGAAAACGGCCCGGGGCACCGCCCTGTTCTTCGCGGTGATGTACCGGGCCTTCGCCCGACGCTATACCGTCTATGTGTTCAGCCGGAAAAACCGGCTGGAGGAGGGCTGCTCCACCCGGGATATGGCGCGGGATTTGAAAACCGCCATGGATACCCTGGGGCTGGACGGCGCCCACATCCTGGGGGTGTCCCTGGGCGGCATGATCGCCCAGCACCTGGCTGTGGATTTTCCCGGGGCGGTGAAAAAGCTGGCCCTGGCGGTCACCGCCGCCCGGCCCACCGAGCCGCTGCGGGCGGTGGTGGGGAACTGGATCCGCCTGGCCGGGGCGGGCGACTACCGGGGCCTGCTGATCGACACGGCGGAGCGCTCCTACTCCGAGCGGCGGCTCAGGACCTACCGGCCGCTCTACCCTCTGGTGACCAGGATCGGAAAGCCCAAGGACTTTGGCCGGTTTATCCTCCAGGCCCGGGCCTGCCTGGGCCACGACTGCTATGATTCGCTGGACAAAATCACCTGCCCCACCCTGGTCATCGGCGGCGGCCGGGACAGGATCGTGGGCCCGGAGGCCTCCGTGGAGCTGGCCGGGCGCATCGGCTCCGCCGGGCTGTATCTGTACGGGGAACTCGGCCATGCCGCCTATGAGGAGGCCGGGGATTTTAACCGCAGGGTGCTGGATTTTTTCGGCTCCTCTTAG
- the hemL gene encoding glutamate-1-semialdehyde 2,1-aminomutase, whose product MDSSEQLYAAALGVMPGGVNSPVRAFRAVNQCPRFIARADGARIYDVDGRAYIDYVCSWGPMLLGHNHPVIREAVEQAVKDGLSYGAPTQREVEMARLMVELVPNIEMVRMVNSGTEAVMSAIRLARGATGRDKIIKFEGCYHGHSDCLLVKAGSSALAGGCPSSAGVPAGTAADTLTAQFNDLDSVKALLEEHLGQVAAIIVEPVAANMGVVGPAPGFLEGLRALCDHSGALLIFDEVITGFRLALGGAQEFFGVRADLVTFGKIIGGGMPVGAYCGSRALMEQVAPCGPVYQAGTLSGNPVAMAAGLAQLNYLKAHPEVYPYVNQYADRLARGLRAAARRTGAPVTVNQIGSLAAPFFTPTDVTTFTDAKGSDVQTYAAYFAGMLERGIYLAPAQFEAMFASAAHTEADLEATLDAAQTVFAKL is encoded by the coding sequence ATGGACAGCTCCGAACAGCTCTACGCCGCCGCCCTGGGCGTTATGCCCGGCGGGGTCAACTCCCCGGTGCGGGCCTTCCGGGCGGTGAACCAATGCCCCCGCTTCATCGCCCGGGCCGACGGGGCCAGAATCTACGACGTGGACGGCCGGGCGTACATCGACTACGTGTGCTCCTGGGGCCCCATGCTCCTGGGCCACAACCACCCGGTCATCCGGGAGGCGGTGGAGCAGGCGGTGAAGGACGGCCTGTCCTACGGCGCCCCCACCCAGCGCGAGGTGGAGATGGCCCGGCTCATGGTGGAGCTGGTGCCCAACATCGAGATGGTGCGCATGGTGAACTCGGGCACCGAGGCCGTCATGTCCGCCATCCGGCTGGCCCGTGGGGCCACCGGGCGGGATAAAATCATCAAATTCGAGGGCTGCTACCACGGCCACAGCGACTGCCTGCTGGTCAAGGCGGGCTCCTCCGCCCTGGCGGGGGGGTGCCCCAGCTCGGCGGGCGTGCCCGCGGGCACGGCGGCGGACACCCTCACCGCCCAGTTCAACGACCTGGACAGCGTGAAAGCGCTGCTGGAGGAGCACCTCGGACAGGTGGCGGCCATTATCGTGGAGCCCGTGGCCGCCAACATGGGGGTGGTGGGCCCCGCCCCCGGCTTCCTGGAGGGCCTGCGCGCGCTGTGCGACCACAGCGGCGCCCTGCTCATCTTCGACGAGGTGATCACCGGCTTCCGCCTGGCCCTGGGGGGGGCGCAGGAGTTCTTCGGCGTGCGCGCCGACCTGGTGACCTTTGGCAAGATCATCGGCGGGGGTATGCCGGTGGGGGCCTACTGCGGCTCCCGCGCCCTGATGGAGCAGGTGGCCCCCTGCGGGCCGGTCTACCAGGCGGGCACCCTGTCGGGCAACCCGGTGGCTATGGCGGCGGGGCTGGCCCAGCTCAACTACCTGAAGGCCCACCCGGAGGTCTATCCATATGTCAACCAGTACGCGGACCGGCTGGCCCGGGGGCTGCGCGCCGCCGCCCGGCGCACCGGCGCGCCGGTGACGGTGAACCAGATCGGCTCCCTGGCCGCCCCCTTCTTCACGCCCACGGACGTAACCACTTTTACCGACGCCAAGGGCAGCGACGTGCAGACATACGCCGCCTATTTCGCCGGGATGCTGGAGCGGGGGATCTATCTGGCCCCGGCCCAGTTCGAGGCCATGTTCGCCTCCGCCGCCCACACCGAGGCGGATTTGGAGGCCACGCTGGACGCGGCCCAGACCGTGTTCGCCAAGCTTTAG
- a CDS encoding ABC transporter: MEVRTEAVRAVLGGSDILKGVDMRAGDRELVGIIGPNGSGKSTLLKCIYRVLKPAGGAVWLDGRELDTYSHRQSALRLAVVAQHNFYNFEFSVKDVVLMGRAPHKRALDRDNAEDFAIVDRALATVGLAAFAERSFSTLSGGEQQRVILARALAQQTPCLILDEPTNHLDIKYQLELMDIVKGLDCTVISAIHDLNIAAMYCDRLYAVKGGEIVASGTPEAVLTPETIRMVYEVEAEVVRGRDGTMHILYHPGV, encoded by the coding sequence ATGGAGGTTCGGACCGAAGCCGTGCGCGCCGTCCTGGGGGGCAGCGACATTCTCAAGGGCGTGGACATGCGGGCCGGGGACCGGGAGCTGGTGGGCATCATCGGCCCCAACGGCAGCGGCAAGAGCACCCTTTTAAAGTGTATCTACCGGGTGCTCAAGCCCGCCGGCGGCGCGGTGTGGCTGGACGGGAGGGAGCTGGATACCTACAGCCACCGGCAGTCCGCCCTGCGCCTGGCCGTGGTGGCACAGCACAATTTTTATAACTTCGAGTTCTCCGTAAAGGACGTGGTGCTCATGGGCCGCGCCCCCCACAAGCGGGCTCTGGACCGGGACAACGCGGAGGACTTCGCCATCGTGGACAGGGCGCTGGCCACCGTGGGTTTGGCCGCGTTTGCAGAGCGCTCCTTCTCCACCCTCTCGGGCGGGGAGCAGCAGCGGGTGATTTTGGCCCGGGCCCTGGCCCAGCAGACCCCCTGCCTCATTCTGGACGAGCCCACTAACCACCTGGACATCAAGTACCAGCTGGAGCTGATGGACATCGTGAAGGGGCTGGACTGCACGGTCATCTCGGCCATCCACGACCTGAACATCGCCGCCATGTACTGCGACCGGCTCTACGCCGTGAAGGGCGGGGAGATCGTGGCCTCCGGCACGCCGGAGGCGGTGCTCACGCCGGAGACCATCCGCATGGTGTACGAGGTGGAGGCCGAGGTCGTCCGCGGCCGGGACGGCACCATGCACATCCTGTACCATCCGGGCGTTTAA
- a CDS encoding alanine racemase: MKDNEKRAWAEIDLGRLEHNYRALRAMLAPGCRFLGVVKADAYGHGALRVAQRLERLGCEYLAVACLDEAVSLRQMGINAPILVLGHTDPRYAGELLGYHLTQTVFDLDTARALSAEAARTGRALKIHLKADTGMSRLGLLCREECMEDSAALLAEICALPGLEAEGIFTHFSDADGSEEYTMLQFTRFLDLLELLKRKNLVFPIRHCAASAAVLNYPCTHMDMVRPGIALYGCYPDPSCAGLDGPGLLSVMTLKARVASVKRVPAGTPVSYGRIHVLERDSLLAVLPIGYADGLHRVCSDRLTVSVGGVRVPIVGRICMDMCMADVTGVPGVKQGDEAVIYGADCPIEEAAALAGTVQYELLCAVSPRVPRVYLD, encoded by the coding sequence ATGAAGGATAACGAGAAGCGCGCCTGGGCGGAGATCGACCTGGGGCGCCTGGAGCACAACTACCGCGCGCTGCGGGCCATGCTGGCCCCCGGCTGCCGGTTCCTGGGGGTGGTGAAGGCGGACGCCTACGGCCACGGGGCCCTGCGCGTGGCCCAGCGGCTGGAGCGGCTGGGGTGCGAGTACCTGGCGGTGGCCTGCCTGGACGAGGCGGTGAGCCTGCGCCAGATGGGCATCAACGCCCCCATCCTGGTCCTGGGCCACACGGACCCCCGGTACGCCGGGGAGCTGCTGGGCTACCATCTGACCCAGACCGTGTTCGACCTGGACACCGCGCGCGCCCTCTCCGCCGAGGCGGCGCGCACGGGGCGCGCGCTCAAAATCCACTTGAAGGCGGACACCGGCATGTCCCGCCTGGGGCTGCTGTGCCGGGAGGAGTGCATGGAGGACAGCGCCGCCCTGCTGGCGGAGATCTGCGCCCTGCCCGGCCTGGAGGCGGAGGGGATCTTTACCCATTTCTCCGACGCCGACGGCAGCGAGGAATACACCATGCTCCAGTTTACCCGCTTCCTGGACCTGCTGGAGCTGCTCAAGCGGAAGAATCTGGTCTTCCCAATCCGCCATTGCGCGGCCAGCGCCGCTGTGTTAAACTATCCCTGTACCCATATGGATATGGTCCGCCCCGGCATCGCGCTCTACGGCTGCTACCCGGACCCCTCCTGTGCCGGGCTGGACGGCCCCGGCCTGCTGAGCGTCATGACCCTCAAGGCCCGGGTGGCCTCGGTGAAGCGCGTCCCCGCCGGCACCCCGGTGAGCTACGGGCGCATCCACGTGCTGGAGCGGGACAGCCTGCTGGCGGTCCTGCCCATCGGCTATGCCGACGGGCTGCACCGCGTGTGCTCCGACCGGCTGACGGTCAGCGTGGGGGGCGTGCGCGTGCCCATTGTGGGGCGCATCTGCATGGACATGTGTATGGCCGACGTGACCGGCGTGCCCGGCGTCAAGCAGGGGGACGAGGCGGTCATCTACGGGGCCGACTGCCCCATCGAGGAGGCCGCCGCCCTGGCCGGAACCGTGCAATACGAGCTTTTGTGCGCCGTTTCGCCCCGCGTGCCCCGCGTCTACCTGGACTGA
- a CDS encoding iron ABC transporter substrate-binding protein — MKHLKKAASALLALAMVLSLAACSSGGASATPTPSAAPAPVTAPSAAPAATPAADSHYPLTITTYNYAKEQVQYTFEKAPERVYAQAQDNIEILLALGLGDKIVGASGLDGEIRPDLAEEFAKINYYDSMPSKEELLGLEPDFITGWYSTFSDKRLGDVDFWQERGIGTYMALNSACRGPSSENPQTIEEECQDILTLGAIFNVEDRAQAIVDEIHAELDKIKAYVADRDKLSVAVLEDEGGTYRVYGEDVLGGNVAMQAGAELAVGKHGDNGNIGAEDLIAANPDAIFMVWYDGYTVGDVDYAGEQVTKLITENPAFASLDAVKNGRVYAINLSGIYCSGMRTLDGVLDFAKNLYPELYQ; from the coding sequence ATGAAACACCTCAAAAAAGCGGCCTCCGCCCTGCTGGCGCTGGCCATGGTCCTGAGCCTGGCGGCCTGCTCCAGCGGGGGCGCCTCCGCCACGCCCACGCCCTCCGCCGCCCCCGCGCCCGTGACCGCCCCCAGCGCCGCCCCGGCGGCGACCCCCGCCGCGGACAGCCACTACCCCCTGACCATCACCACCTACAACTACGCGAAGGAGCAGGTGCAGTACACCTTCGAGAAGGCCCCGGAGCGGGTGTACGCCCAGGCCCAGGACAACATTGAAATCCTGCTGGCCCTGGGGCTGGGGGACAAGATCGTGGGGGCCAGCGGCCTGGACGGCGAGATCCGCCCCGACCTGGCCGAGGAATTTGCCAAGATCAACTACTACGACTCCATGCCCAGCAAGGAGGAGCTGCTCGGCCTGGAGCCCGACTTCATCACCGGCTGGTACTCCACCTTCTCCGATAAGCGCCTGGGCGACGTGGACTTCTGGCAGGAGCGGGGCATCGGCACCTACATGGCCCTGAACTCCGCCTGCCGCGGCCCCTCCTCCGAGAATCCCCAGACCATCGAGGAGGAGTGCCAGGACATCCTGACCCTGGGCGCCATCTTCAACGTGGAGGACAGGGCCCAGGCCATCGTGGACGAGATCCACGCCGAGCTGGACAAAATCAAGGCTTACGTGGCCGACCGCGACAAGCTGAGTGTGGCCGTGCTGGAGGACGAGGGCGGCACCTACCGCGTGTACGGCGAGGACGTGCTGGGCGGCAACGTGGCCATGCAGGCCGGGGCTGAGCTGGCCGTGGGCAAGCACGGCGACAACGGCAACATCGGCGCGGAGGATCTGATCGCGGCCAACCCGGACGCCATCTTTATGGTCTGGTACGACGGCTACACCGTGGGCGACGTGGACTACGCCGGCGAGCAGGTGACCAAGCTCATCACCGAGAATCCCGCCTTCGCCAGCCTGGACGCCGTGAAGAACGGCCGGGTGTACGCCATCAACCTGTCCGGGATCTACTGCTCCGGCATGCGCACCCTGGACGGCGTGCTGGACTTCGCCAAGAACCTGTACCCGGAGCTCTACCAGTAA
- a CDS encoding ABC transporter, which yields MTSTTTAATGSDSPEKSGRLREILAILAKSGIAGGLSPQKLRAAVEDLGPTFVKLGQILSMRRDLLPDAYCAELAKLRADVRPLSLEEVRGVAEEEYARPLEEVFSSFSPEPLGSASIAQVHAAVLLDGRRVVVKVQRPGVRETMARDIPLLHRAADFMKLTELGGVVDLHMVLDEMWATAQQELDFLLEAKNADEFREKNAGVAYVSCPEIVHALTTGRVLVMEYVDGVPIDDPQALAAGEYQPAEVGARLADNYVKQVVDDGFFHADPYPGNLRLRDGKIVFLDLGMMGRLSPRDQALLRQAVRCFAGRDVEGLKNVVLSLGVPGARVDQEKLYRDIDALLARYGSMQLGRMNVGKLFEEVLGVAHEHHISMPPGLSMLARGMMTLEGVLSALSPDIDLLQILARRMYADALHDFDLRRELLDGARTLYSSAGKAAEVPAELSDLLRMGLRGQARLNLNLTDSDRPLAALDGMVNRALLCLLACALLVSGAILCLAGAGPLLWGLPAAAVLCFAAALALAARLLWSMRRRKK from the coding sequence GTGACAAGCACGACGACGGCTGCGACGGGGAGTGATTCCCCGGAAAAAAGCGGACGGCTGAGGGAGATCCTGGCGATCCTGGCCAAGAGCGGGATCGCCGGGGGTCTCTCCCCCCAGAAGCTGCGCGCCGCCGTGGAGGATCTGGGCCCCACCTTCGTGAAGCTGGGCCAGATCCTCTCCATGCGGCGCGACCTCCTGCCCGACGCCTACTGCGCGGAGCTGGCCAAGCTCCGCGCCGACGTGCGCCCCCTCTCGCTGGAGGAGGTGCGGGGCGTGGCGGAGGAGGAGTACGCCCGGCCGCTGGAGGAGGTGTTCTCCTCCTTCTCCCCCGAGCCGCTGGGCTCGGCCTCCATCGCCCAGGTACACGCCGCCGTCCTGCTGGATGGGCGGCGTGTGGTCGTCAAGGTCCAGCGCCCCGGCGTGCGGGAGACCATGGCCCGGGACATCCCTCTGCTCCACCGGGCCGCCGACTTTATGAAGCTGACCGAGCTGGGCGGCGTGGTGGACCTGCACATGGTGCTGGACGAGATGTGGGCGACGGCCCAGCAGGAGCTGGACTTCCTGCTGGAGGCCAAAAACGCCGACGAGTTTAGGGAGAAGAACGCCGGGGTGGCCTATGTCTCCTGCCCGGAGATCGTCCACGCTCTGACCACAGGCCGGGTGCTGGTGATGGAGTACGTGGACGGCGTCCCCATCGACGATCCCCAGGCCCTGGCGGCGGGGGAGTACCAGCCCGCCGAGGTGGGGGCCAGGCTGGCGGACAACTACGTCAAGCAGGTGGTGGACGACGGCTTCTTCCACGCCGACCCCTACCCCGGCAACCTGCGCCTGCGGGACGGGAAGATCGTCTTTCTGGACCTGGGTATGATGGGCCGCCTCTCCCCCCGGGACCAGGCCCTGCTGCGGCAGGCCGTGCGGTGCTTCGCCGGGCGGGACGTGGAGGGGCTCAAGAACGTGGTGCTCTCCCTGGGCGTGCCCGGCGCGCGGGTGGATCAGGAGAAGCTCTACCGCGACATCGACGCCCTGCTGGCCCGGTACGGCAGTATGCAGCTGGGCCGCATGAACGTGGGAAAGCTCTTTGAAGAGGTGCTCGGCGTGGCGCATGAGCACCATATTTCCATGCCCCCAGGCCTGTCCATGCTGGCCCGGGGTATGATGACCCTGGAGGGCGTGCTCTCCGCCCTGAGCCCAGACATCGACCTGCTGCAGATCCTGGCCCGGCGCATGTACGCCGACGCGCTGCACGATTTCGACCTGAGGCGGGAGCTGCTGGACGGGGCCCGCACCCTCTATAGCTCGGCGGGCAAGGCGGCGGAGGTCCCCGCCGAGCTGTCCGACCTGCTGCGCATGGGCCTGCGGGGGCAGGCCCGGCTGAACCTGAACCTGACCGACTCCGACCGCCCCCTGGCCGCCCTGGACGGCATGGTGAACAGGGCGCTGCTATGCCTGCTGGCCTGCGCCCTGCTGGTGAGCGGGGCCATCCTGTGCCTGGCCGGGGCGGGGCCCCTGCTGTGGGGGCTGCCCGCGGCGGCCGTTCTTTGCTTCGCGGCGGCTCTGGCCCTGGCGGCGCGGCTGCTTTGGAGTATGCGCCGCAGGAAGAAATGA
- the hemB gene encoding delta-aminolevulinic acid dehydratase yields MELTDRPRRLRGSDSIRRMCRETRMSPDSLIYPIFVDETLSGTRAIDALPGQFHYGVDSVCRAVEDCMEAGVGRCILFGLPAKKDAQGSSAWAKKGVVQEAVRAIKKAYPGFYVITDVCMCEYTDHGHCGILDGCCVDNDKTLEVLSKTALSHAQAGADMVAPSDMMDGRVAAIRAVLDKNGLQNTPIMAYSAKYASAFYGPFREAAGSAPSFGDRKGYQMDPHNVKEALKECALDAAEGADILMVKPALAYLDVIRACSEAFELPMAAYSVSGEYAMVKAAAAAGLIDEYRIMCESAVSVFRAGADILITYYAKELAQAMKKGDIG; encoded by the coding sequence ATGGAACTCACTGATCGCCCCCGCCGCCTGCGGGGGTCGGATTCGATCCGCCGCATGTGCAGGGAGACCCGCATGTCCCCGGACAGCCTGATTTACCCCATCTTTGTGGACGAGACCCTCTCCGGGACGCGCGCCATCGACGCCCTGCCCGGCCAGTTCCACTACGGCGTGGACAGCGTGTGCCGGGCGGTGGAGGACTGCATGGAGGCCGGGGTGGGCCGCTGCATCCTCTTCGGCCTGCCCGCCAAAAAGGACGCCCAGGGCTCCTCGGCCTGGGCCAAAAAGGGCGTGGTGCAGGAGGCCGTCCGGGCCATCAAGAAGGCATACCCCGGCTTCTACGTGATCACCGACGTGTGCATGTGCGAGTACACCGACCACGGCCACTGCGGCATCCTGGACGGGTGCTGCGTGGACAACGACAAGACCCTGGAGGTGCTCTCCAAAACCGCCCTGTCCCACGCCCAGGCGGGGGCCGACATGGTGGCCCCCTCGGATATGATGGACGGCCGTGTGGCCGCCATCCGGGCGGTGCTGGACAAGAACGGCCTCCAGAACACCCCCATCATGGCCTACTCGGCCAAGTACGCCTCGGCGTTTTACGGCCCCTTCCGGGAGGCGGCGGGCTCCGCCCCCTCCTTCGGGGACCGGAAGGGCTACCAGATGGACCCCCACAACGTGAAGGAGGCGCTGAAGGAGTGCGCCCTGGACGCGGCGGAGGGGGCCGACATTTTGATGGTCAAGCCCGCCCTGGCCTACCTGGACGTGATCCGCGCCTGCTCCGAGGCATTCGAGCTGCCCATGGCGGCCTACTCGGTGTCCGGGGAGTACGCCATGGTCAAGGCCGCCGCCGCCGCGGGCCTCATCGACGAGTACCGCATCATGTGCGAGAGCGCGGTGTCCGTGTTCCGGGCCGGGGCGGACATCCTCATCACCTACTACGCCAAGGAGCTGGCCCAGGCCATGAAAAAGGGGGACATCGGCTGA